ACAAGACCCATAATATTGggtctcacaaattcaattgtGGATTTAAAACTCAGTTGTATGAAGATGTGTAGGACATGTGTGTGTATCATTTCTAGATTGAGTTATCTTATAATATTTGGACATAATTAATTAGTACTacataaagcattttttttttagaattatatTTAGCCCTATGAGGTAAACATTATGCATGTGATCCGTTCTTGCTCATACCTATAGATTCTCTATTGATTACAACTTATCATGTTTAAATTTAGCATATGATCAAAAACATATTGAAATTAGTCAAAAAAggattatgaaaataaataaagaaaagcatTAAGGACAAATCCTAGACACTACTGAATTGCAATCTatataattgaaagaaaaatgggGGAAAACAAGAGAtatttgtatgaatatgcatgtCATGAGCATTCCTACTAAAACATACACTTTTCTTTCAGGCTAGAGCTTTCCTTCTGGAAGTGAGGGATAGAAAATACTTGACAGCCTATTTTCTAACCCACATAATCTTATGTATAAGTTTTTTATTACATTATAGAATTTGGATCTTCAACTATGAAAATTTTATCATTATCTCTAATGACATCAATAGAGTCAATTTCTGCTCCTTGTTCATCTGTTACTGCAGCATTTCTTGCATCAAACCCAAACTTTTGACCTATTCAAAATCATAGAATACACAAGTTAATAGGGTCAGATTGGAAACTTGTGAGTTCAATAATGAAAATCGTATATGCAATGTTGGAACGATTATAAAAAACCACTCTAATTGACATTTGGCAAAGCGATCAAGCTTTTCCAGAACggatatagggaaaaatgtgaaagaaaagaagattgtTTTTGGGTATGGTTCCTTAGAATATATCCACAAAGGAATTTTCTCAATACACAAAGGATGAAAATAAGAGAAGTACTCTTAGATAGATACTCAAGAAATTATAGTCAAAATAGATACTTCATGTGCAGGCTGACTCAAACTCTCTTGAATAAGTGAGACtcaatacgtgaaatatttaatttaaatgagaAGTAAATTAGAAAGACAAGATTTGAACTCAGAATTACTGGTCTCATATATACGTACTATCTTAAATCACCACTTAGTCctaaagcttaaactgataggaaataattaatttaatcatttaatgaatATTCTATCTAATAGCGTTTACGTGTAGGGTTAAGGGTGATTAAGATTTTATGGGTTGGGAATTAATGGAATGAACGCCATGTTGCATATGTGAATATTGTTTGTATGTGTTTGGTTTCACGGCCATACCATCCAAGTTATATGACAATTGTACTGTCTATTAAATGTATCTTCAGTAGTATTACTCATGAAAAAAATATGTACCTGCAATATTCTTGAGCTCCTCTAGGGAACCTGGCAACCTAATTAGTCTCCCAGCTTCCATGTAGCCAGTCTCTCTCCTCACAACTGGATTGCCTCTGTAAATGCTCACCCTTGGACAAACAACTCCACCGAAGTCTCTCCACTTGTCGTGCCTCGCCAAAAGCACGTCATTTATTTTGGTATCGGCTACCATAATCCGGTGACCAACCTCTCTTCTTTGCAAGATTTCATTCAATATTGCCGGAGGAAACTCGTAAATTTTTGCATTGACAATATCTGCACCGTTCAACAACAGAAGATTCACCATGTCAACGTTGTTATTAGCCATCGCAATCTGGATTGCTGTTAACCCGTTGCGATCCTTGGAGTCAACATCTAGCCCTTGTTTCAGTAATTCCTTCATCACCGATATGTCGTCTCTTTTTGCAGCAGTGCACAGAAGATCACCGACTATGTATGGATCGCATTGGGTGGCATCGTTGTAGAGGATCCAGAATATGGAATGGTGTTTTGATGCTATACTATTCCATAAAGCAGTGTCGCCATTTATGTCTGCCATTCATTGCATTATCATAAACCAAATAGTTTAAGTAAATCCAAGAATCCCAAGAGCGTAACTTtcagagaaaacttcacttacctaATCGTGTTAAAGAATTTAACAATCATAAccttaaattatcaaaattttgaatgttaataTCACAAGTTTCAGTCCTAACAGAGAATGCTAAAATgctcacattttttattttctatttaaaaaaaaaaaaaaaaaaaagaaaagaaaagaaaagaagaaacctttctttaattaaggccaaattgatattttgataaattttacAGGGGTATGAGAGATATTTCACAAGTTTGCCATTTGATTTAATACTAAACCCTGCCTCGTaaaaattatctaaaaaatGGAAGGCTAGAGCATTGGATATTACCTCGTAAGTGTATATTACATCCATGCTTAAGCAGTATCGAAACACACTCTTCATGCCCTTTTGATGCTGCTATATGCTGATCATACATCATAAGAAAAATCAGTGATAATATTGTGTAATAATGACAACAATGATATCAGTGATCTGTCAATGATGTTCATGGTAATTTCCAAAATATGAATTTCACACATATATGTCATAGGTAATTTAATGAAttaaaatgtataaaaatataCCAATGGGGTTCTTCCTTTAGAATCTCCAATATCAGGATCCAATCTCTTCTTGAGAAGCTCATCAAGGGAAGCAGCATTTCCTGTACTAGCAACAGCCAGCAGGTTGGAACCCATGTTTGAATCACTCTCTTCTTCCTCACTGATCTCCCCCATCAAATCTCCACTATGCAGATCCTTTAGCTttttgtgatgctgcatttgcACCATATAATATGCCTAAATAATTAAGTCCTTAATCAAAGCCAACATAAGTATATTTTATCAATCACTTGGTCTTAAGTGGTGCCTCATGAAGCATCAGATCTAAATTAAGTTCCCTATTGAGTGGCAACAATTTTTTAGGGCTACGACGCTCACACGGTTTGCACGGTTTCTCTGGAACCTAGTCCGGGCAAAGCCCCGGATACCCagttataaaaagaaaataatatgttCTTCCCAGTATTGAGATGGATACACTAAAATGGACCTGAAGGAAGTTTTTGAGCATTTTCTTATAGTCTTGTTGATGGGTCTGCTTTGCTTCCATTAGAGCGGTGGTGTTGAGCCTCAAGAGTTGTGAAAGCTTTTTGGTTCGATACGTATAGCCTTCAGGTCTACAACAAAGTGCACCAACTTCTCCGAAAATGTCTTCAGAATGCAAAGTTCCCAGAACTTGTTCTTTGTGATCCACCTCACAATAAATGATTTCAATTTCACCCGACACAATGATGTAAACATCGTCCGCTGCTTCATTTTGCATTATAACATCCTCTCTAGGTGGTATGTACTCCGCCTTCATCTTCGCAACCTAATCAATGTCATtatatataccatatatatgcatgttagatatatatataataggtagATGCATGCAAGATGTTTCAAGATGAATGACGTAACAGTACTATCTTGTCATCCTAGTTATATTCGCAGTCGTATATatagcagtctactaaatatAATTCGGTAAGTATGTACCAAGATTAAGAGAACTTCGGGGGAAAGGCCCTTAAAAAGATAGACATTCTTGACGGTTGGCATAAACAAATGCTGGCAAATGCTTTTACAGATGGACTTTGGTAGTTGATCAATCAGCTGTAGCTGGTTCAGGCTATCAGCCTTGAACCTCAAGCACATATAAGCCAATATTTGTTCTTTCAACCTTGGAGGCAGCTGATTTCGGCATACAAAATTTGATGCTGCTTCAATGCTATTTCgctgcatatatatatgcaatataAGTAGATGAACAAAGTAGAACACACAGACAAGACATCACAAAGACTGATGTGCTTACAAATTCCATAGTACGGCGAGTTCCTTCAACGACTAAATTGGTCATGTTGCCGATTAAGTAAGCTGTTAGGCCAAGGTTGAAAAGCATgtagaagatgatgaagatCATTTCCATGGTGTTCACTGCATGGAGGTCTCCATAGCCAACTGTGGTCATGGTGGTAATGGACCAATACATGGCAGAAACGTATCGTACCCAAAGGCTTGTTTCTCTAAAATTCGGGATCACAGCTCCGATCCATGTCTTTCCTTGGTGAGGGTACCGGTCCGCTAGCAAGTAGTAGAGGCACCCGGCACAATGCACCGTAAACAACGTCACCTGAAGAACCCCCAAGCATTACAATTCCTTATGTTAGTTACATCTTTTGCCTGGATAAAGATCGCCAGCAATGTTGCTGCCCGTATTGTTAGCAATTCGGACAGTAAAATTGCTGCCTGACTAGCTACTTGTTTGTGTCTGGGTGAGTTGATGCATGTGTTACTTACAGAGAGTAGCCTAGCACACCTTACACAGAAATAACTGAACCTGATATCCTTCTCAAGCCTACCAAATGAATAAGAGAGCCAAAAGGAGTTAGCTTTAGAATGAGTGTCCAATTGTGAGGCTAAGGCTAATGATTAGGAAATGAAGAGTAACCTGGTGAAGAGTTGCTTGACCCGTCGGACTCTCCAAAATCTGAGCAGGCCCAAGATGGAGTAAGAGAGACCCATTTCTCGTTTGCCTCTCAAAAGGTATCCTACACCTTCAAATGGGACTGTTGATGCAAAATCCATCAAGAACCATGTTGACAGGtaccttaattaattaggaCAACATCAGCATCACACTCGGTTAATCCCAATCATCTTCAATCACTAATTTACAGGCCAACAGGCCCATGGTAGGGGCGACTCCAACACTTCAGGGcaaatagttaaaaataaaaaataaatttgtcatGCTAAGCCTTGTCTGATAGTAATTCGAGCAGTAAATATAAACGAGTCTCTATAGAATCTATCTGGATAAGTGACTAGACATGcagctcaaaatttatttaagcaGGTATGTCCTAAATGAACTCTCTCATAATTGCTGCCTTGCTTAAAAGTCCTAATCCAACCTATGGTGCTAATTATAGACTGTTGCCACGCGAGCAACTGGTCTGTTAACGGAGTTAATATGGATTTTCAGTGAATATGGATCCCCATGAATGAGCAAGAACCTTCAATTTGTTGCTAAGGGGATGCACTGTGTTCCGATCAATTAATATAGGATCAACTGAATTTCTGAATAACTCAGTTGGACTTCTAATGACGGAGTTAATATGGATTTTCAGTGAATATGAATCCCCACGAATGAGCAAGAACCTTCAGTTTGTTGCTCAGGGGATGCACTGTGTTCCGATCAATTAATATAGGATCAACTGAATTTCTAAATAACTCAGTTGGACTTCTAATGATtttgaaagttaaaaaaaaaaataataataattgtttgaGAAAGCTAATGTTTTGACATGAATGAaataaaggttaaaaaaaaaaaaaaatgtgagatctatagttaaaaagtattttatattttaaattttttttattaatggtGATGAGaaaagttttgtttgtttttttttgttttttgaaaactaAAGTATCACTTTTGTCCACAGATACTTTTAAAAGCTAATTTATATCACTGATACTTTATTCATCAATATTTTTAAACTGGCAAATTACTCCCTTGTAATTTATgttaaaagaaattatatttacaCACTAGTAATAATATGGAAATGGTATCATGTTTTACTTAACCATGTGCGTCTTAAGTGGATCAAATTTTTTGACATTATAAATTAAGAGACCTAGTTCGCTCCACACCATAGGAcacctctttctttctttctttcttttttctttttttcttttttttttttttttgggagggaatctacactatatatatatatatatatatatatgctttttagAGGTTATTTTTTGTTGGGCAACGGGCTTTGCCCAGCGATGGCCTCGTTTGGTCCATGAGGTTACAGCCCACTGTGAGTACCCAAGAGCCCAATCTAAGGAAGTCCGCATATCACGCATCCGTGGGTCTCCCATGATCTGCGGAGGTGATAACAACTATAATTCCTAGGTTAAAAATAGCCACATCAGTGACGCCCAAGAGGCGCCTATAAAAATGATAGCTCGAACCAGGTAAACTCTCTGAGTTCTCCCACATATGGTCCTAGAAATTCTAGACATACTTTTCGGACAAGCTTAACACTGACTCAGCATCGGAACTCTCCCCCACCGGCGCACACCAGCAAGTTCTTTTGCTCACCGTTCCTCTGTTTTTTAGGTCTTTTGCTTTCAGTGGTTGCTacta
The sequence above is drawn from the Alnus glutinosa chromosome 11, dhAlnGlut1.1, whole genome shotgun sequence genome and encodes:
- the LOC133881752 gene encoding potassium channel AKT2/3, giving the protein METRFSPFTLPGLPSDTGSSCRKNQPETSHQEEEEESGMSSSSSSLNLRNLSKLILPPLGGSGSNQNQIQSKGWIISPMDSRYRCWETFMVVLVAYSAWVYPFEVAFLNGSPKAKLWIADNIVDVFFAIDIALTFSVAYIDPRTQLLVRDSRKIALRYLSTWFLMDFASTVPFEGVGYLLRGKREMGLSYSILGLLRFWRVRRVKQLFTRLEKDIRFSYFCVRCARLLSVTLFTVHCAGCLYYLLADRYPHQGKTWIGAVIPNFRETSLWVRYVSAMYWSITTMTTVGYGDLHAVNTMEMIFIIFYMLFNLGLTAYLIGNMTNLVVEGTRRTMEFRNSIEAASNFVCRNQLPPRLKEQILAYMCLRFKADSLNQLQLIDQLPKSICKSICQHLFMPTVKNVYLFKGLSPEVLLILVAKMKAEYIPPREDVIMQNEAADDVYIIVSGEIEIIYCEVDHKEQVLGTLHSEDIFGEVGALCCRPEGYTYRTKKLSQLLRLNTTALMEAKQTHQQDYKKMLKNFLQHHKKLKDLHSGDLMGEISEEEESDSNMGSNLLAVASTGNAASLDELLKKRLDPDIGDSKGRTPLHIAASKGHEECVSILLKHGCNIHLRDINGDTALWNSIASKHHSIFWILYNDATQCDPYIVGDLLCTAAKRDDISVMKELLKQGLDVDSKDRNGLTAIQIAMANNNVDMVNLLLLNGADIVNAKIYEFPPAILNEILQRREVGHRIMVADTKINDVLLARHDKWRDFGGVVCPRVSIYRGNPVVRRETGYMEAGRLIRLPGSLEELKNIAGQKFGFDARNAAVTDEQGAEIDSIDVIRDNDKIFIVEDPNSIM